The genomic region CCCTGCGAAAACTACGAGCATGGGCTGGCCCTGGCCAACGACACACCCTTCGGCCTGTCCAGCGGCATCTGCACCGGCTCGTTGAAACATGCCCATCACTTCAAGCGCCATTCTCAGGCCGGCATGGTGATGGTCAATTGCCCGACGGCCGGCGTGGACTACCACGCGCCCTTCGGCGGCCGCAAGGCTTCGAGCATGGGCGCACGCGAGCAGGGCAGCTATGCGGCCGAGTTCTTCACCAGCGTGAAGACCAGCTATCTGCAGGCCTGAGTCGGACCCGCGATTCGTGCACAAGCTCACGACCTGAGCCGGGCACACCCGAACCCGGGGGCAGCCGCGAACAGCCCCTCTTCCTAGAATCCGCTCGCCGCAACGACTTGCGGTTAATAACGAATTGGATGAGGGGTAGAGGGAATGTCCACAAGTCAATCCAGACTGGGTGCCGCCACGCTGCGCGCCATCTGCACTGCGGCAATGCTGGCGATCGCCGGTGTTGCCCATGCCGGCCCGGTGATCAACCTGGGCGCTGCCGGCGACTACAGCGGCTTCTTCTTCGGCAACCTCACCGCGCACTCTGATATCGAAGGCCGCCTGGCAGTGCGCGGCAACCTGTCGCTCAACAGCATTTCGGTCGGCTACCGCAATCCGTCGCCCCATGGCGCCTCGGGCAGCCAGGACCCCAGCCTGGTGGTCGGCGGCAACATCAAGATCGGCGGCGGCGCCATCTACAACGGGCCCAGCAATCCCGCCGTCGATAGCAACGCCGGCATGGGTCCGACGGGCGCATCCTGGCTCACACAGGCCGGCGGCGTCGTGCAAGGCACCGGCGTCTACGGCGGCAACGACCTCGGCTCGGCCGGCTATCTGAGCCTCAGCAAGGGTGACCAGGCCTCCATCCAGCAGATGTTCACCGACACCGCGGCGCTGCTGCAGGGCCTGTCGGCCGACCTCGGCGCCCTGGCCAGTACCGGCACGGTCACGCGCGGCTGGGACCTGCTGCTGCGCGGCGGCAGTGCAGGCACCGGCGCAGGCCTGCAGGTCTTCAACATTGCCGACAACAACATCAAGCCCTTCACGCTGGATGCCGCGAGCTTCGATGCCGACGACTACATCATCATCAACCTGACGGCCGGCGGCACGCTGAAGTTTGGCTTCGACTGGCAAGGCAGCCAGCTGTCGCGCTATGCCGACCGGCTGATCTTCAATGTGCTGAACGCCGACAAGGTCGAGCTGCACTCCGGCTTCGGCACCCTGCTGGCCCGCCAGGCCGATATCGTCGCGGCGAGCTCGGGCCACTGGGAAGGCTCGGTCATCGCCAACAACATGCTGTCGACGCTGGAGATCGGCTACGAACCCTTGCGCGAGCAAGAGCCACCGGCACGCGTGCCCGAGCCGCAAGGCCTGGCCCTCGTCGCAGCCGCTCTTGGCGCACTGGCCCTGGCCATGCGCCGCCGCTTGCAGCGCTGATTACGCGATCAGCGCAGTTGCGCTGTCGCGCGCAGGGCCTTGACGGCGCCCTCGCCCATGGCCGCGCCGAAGCGCTTGGCCACACGTTCGGCGAGGTTGTCGCGCGGCGTGTAGTCGATCACCTCCTCGGCCTTGACCACCTCGCGCGCCACGTAGTCGAGGCTGCCGAGATCGTCGGCCAGGCCCAGCTTCACGGCCTGCTCGCCACTCCAGAACAGGCCGGAGAAGATCTCCGGCGTTTCCTTCAGGCGCTTGCCGCGGCCCTCGCGCACAACAGCGATGAACTGCTGATGGATCTGGTCCAGCATGGCCTGCGCATAGCCGCGCTGCTCGCTCGACAGCGGGGTGTACGGATCCAGCATGCCCTTGTTGCGGCCGGCGGTCAGCAGGCGCCGCTCGACGCCCAGCTTGTCCATCAAGCCTGTGAAACCGAAGCCGTCCATCAACACACCGATGGAACCGACCACAGAGGCCTTGTCCACATAGATTTCGTCGGCCGCCGCCGCGATGTAGTAGGCGCCCGAGGCGCAGATTTCCTCGACCACGGCGTAGACCTTCTTGTTGTGCAAGGCCTTGAGCCGCTGGATCTCGTCGTAGACGATGCCGGCCTGCACCGGGCTGCCACCCGGCGAGTTGATGCGCAGCACGACGGCCTTGGCGCCCTCGTCTTCGAAGGCATTCTTCAGCGCCGACAGCATCAGCTCGGCGCTGGCCTCGGTATCGACGGCAATTTCGCCCCGCAGCTCGATCAGCGCCGTATGCGGCGTGTTCGGCGCCTGGCCGTGATGGCGCTGCGAGAAGAACAAGACCCAGGCCAGGAAGACAAAGAACGCCAACCAGATCAGGCGGAAGAAGACCCGCCAGCGCCTTTCGCTGCGCCGGTCCGCGAGGTAGCTGGCGGCGAACTGCACCAGCAGCTGCTCATAGCCGCCGGCCTGCGAACTTGCAGGCGTGGGCGCGGGTGGCACGACCGCCGGCTGCGGATCGGGAAGGGGCGGAGGCAGGTCGTCGTTCATGGCTAGCTACGCTACGTCGTCTTTTTCGTCAATCTTCAAAGGCCGGCTTGGTGTCGCGGGAAGGATACCAATACACCCTGCCCTCGCTCTCGCTGACCTCCAGCTTGGTCAGGCCCATGCGGCCGCACATGCCGGTGACGCAGCGACCGGTCAAGGGGTCGTACACGGCGCCATGGATGGAGCACATGATGTATTGCTTGTCGGCATCGAGGAATTCACCTTCCTGCCAGTCCATCTCGGTCGGCACATGGGCACAGCGGTTCAGGTAGGCCACGACCTTGCCCTCGAATCGCAGCGCGAAGGCACGGGCCGGCTGGCTGTACTGCAGCACGTCGAAGCTGTGGGCGCGGCCCCGCTCCTCCAGCTCGTCGGAGCCGCAAAGAGGCAGGCCCTGTCGGTCTTGTTGTTCGTCAGGCATGGTCCAGCAGCCAGCGCTGCAGTTCGGGAATGGAGTGGCAAATATGCAGCGGACCGAATTCCTCCAGGTCCGCGGGGTCATGGGCACCATAGCCCACGCCCAGGCTGGCCGTCCCCGCATTGATGGCGAGCTGCAGGTCATGGCTGGTGTCGCCGATCATCAAGGTGCGCTCGGGTTCGGCGCCGAACTCCCGCATCAACTGCAGCAGCATGGTCGGGTCCGGCTTGCCGGCGGTTTCGTCGGCGGTGCGGCTGCCGTCGAACAGGCCTTGCAGGTCGGGAGTCTTCAGCAGCCGGTCCAGGCCCTTGCGGCTCTTGCCGGTGGCGACGGCCAGCCAATGGTGGCGCGCCTTGAGATGGCGGAGCATGTCCAGCGCTCCCTCGAACAGGCTCAGCTGATCCTCGGCCGCGAAGAAATGGCGGCGGAAGGCCTGGCCCAGCTCGGGATAGCGCTCCCGCGGCAAGGTCGGCATCGCGTGGGCCAAGGCTTGGTAGAGGTCGAGACCGATCACGTAGC from Pelomonas sp. SE-A7 harbors:
- a CDS encoding Rieske 2Fe-2S domain-containing protein; amino-acid sequence: MPDEQQDRQGLPLCGSDELEERGRAHSFDVLQYSQPARAFALRFEGKVVAYLNRCAHVPTEMDWQEGEFLDADKQYIMCSIHGAVYDPLTGRCVTGMCGRMGLTKLEVSESEGRVYWYPSRDTKPAFED
- a CDS encoding choice-of-anchor A family protein, which produces MSTSQSRLGAATLRAICTAAMLAIAGVAHAGPVINLGAAGDYSGFFFGNLTAHSDIEGRLAVRGNLSLNSISVGYRNPSPHGASGSQDPSLVVGGNIKIGGGAIYNGPSNPAVDSNAGMGPTGASWLTQAGGVVQGTGVYGGNDLGSAGYLSLSKGDQASIQQMFTDTAALLQGLSADLGALASTGTVTRGWDLLLRGGSAGTGAGLQVFNIADNNIKPFTLDAASFDADDYIIINLTAGGTLKFGFDWQGSQLSRYADRLIFNVLNADKVELHSGFGTLLARQADIVAASSGHWEGSVIANNMLSTLEIGYEPLREQEPPARVPEPQGLALVAAALGALALAMRRRLQR
- a CDS encoding HAD-IA family hydrolase, with protein sequence MSGRPQRFDLIVFDWDGTLYDSTALIGKCIQSAAADLGLPVPTDEQASYVIGLDLYQALAHAMPTLPRERYPELGQAFRRHFFAAEDQLSLFEGALDMLRHLKARHHWLAVATGKSRKGLDRLLKTPDLQGLFDGSRTADETAGKPDPTMLLQLMREFGAEPERTLMIGDTSHDLQLAINAGTASLGVGYGAHDPADLEEFGPLHICHSIPELQRWLLDHA
- the sppA gene encoding signal peptide peptidase SppA, giving the protein MNDDLPPPLPDPQPAVVPPAPTPASSQAGGYEQLLVQFAASYLADRRSERRWRVFFRLIWLAFFVFLAWVLFFSQRHHGQAPNTPHTALIELRGEIAVDTEASAELMLSALKNAFEDEGAKAVVLRINSPGGSPVQAGIVYDEIQRLKALHNKKVYAVVEEICASGAYYIAAAADEIYVDKASVVGSIGVLMDGFGFTGLMDKLGVERRLLTAGRNKGMLDPYTPLSSEQRGYAQAMLDQIHQQFIAVVREGRGKRLKETPEIFSGLFWSGEQAVKLGLADDLGSLDYVAREVVKAEEVIDYTPRDNLAERVAKRFGAAMGEGAVKALRATAQLR